TGCTCCGGATGGCGATCTGATCCCAGGACAGGACGTCCATACTATTACGCTGACTAGCATGGAAGACGAAGCGGAGGTCATTCGACTTTCTCAGAGCGGCCCGGTAATCGTGCAATGTTCTGATTGGACGATCATTCCTTTGGAAAATCTGGTAGCCCGCTCCGCTAATCTCTTTGTCGAGGTCACCAATGCTGAAGATGCCCGCACCTTTTTGGGAATTTTGGAGCGAGGCGTGGATGGGGTGGTGATTACCACCCCCGAGATGTCGGAAGTGAAGAAGATTTTACGGGTGGTTAAGGAGATTTCCCCGCCAGTTGAATTAACCGTAGCCCAAATCACCCAGATCAAGCCGCTGGGGATGGGCGATCGGGTCTGTGTGGATACCTGCACCAACATGGGCAAAGGGGAGGGTATGCTGATCGGCAACTCTTCCGCGGCCCTATTTCTGGTCCACGCCGAGTCCCTGGAAAACCCCTATGTGGCGCCTCGGCCTTTCAGGGTTAATGCTGGTCCGGTTCACGCCTATATCCGGGTTCCGGAGGGCAAAACCCGCTATCTGGGGGAACTGGCCGCCGGAGATGAAGTGTTGATCGTCAACCATACCGGCCGCACTTTACCAGCGGTGGTGGGCCGGATAAAATTGGAAAAACGGCCGTTGATGCTGGTTGCTGCCAGTTGCGGCGGACAGGAGTTCAGCACCGTGGTCCAGAATGCCGAGACCATTCGACTCACTCAACCGGGGGGCGAGGCAATTTCCGTAGTGCATCTTAAGCCCGGAGATGAAGTGCTGGTGGCCTTGGAAGAGGCTGGCCGCCACTTCGGCTATAAAGTTAGTGAGACCATAATTGAGAAATAGACTATGACCGACAAGCAAACCCTACGGCAGCAGATTGACGCCTTAGATGAACAATTGGTTTCTCTGCTCAATCAACGCCAGGCCTTAGCTCGGACCATCGGCGAGATCAAAAACCAGCAGAGCCTGGAGACCCTGGATCCGGAGCGGGAACAACAGGTCCTGTCCCATTTGCAGCAATGCAATACCGGGCCACTCAGCCAAGAGGCCTTGAATAACATTTTCCGGGAGATCATCTCTGCGGCCCGGCAGATTCAGATGCCCTTGAAGGTGGCTTTTTTGGGACCCGAAGCGACCTTTACCCATCTGGCGGCGATTAAAAAATTTGGCCGCAGCAGCCATTTCGGACCATTGCCGACTATCCAGGAGGTATTTTTCGAGGTGGAAAAAGGTAAGTACCATCTAGGGGTAGTTCCTATTGAAAATTCTACCGAGGGGGTAGTCAACGATACCCTGGACCTGTTCGTGGAGACGTCGCTCAAGGTCTGTGGGGAGGTCTATTTGGAGATTTCGCATGATCTGATCTCCCGCACCGGTCAGCGCCAGGACATTGAAATAATCTATACCCACCCGCAGGCCTATGCCCAGTGCCGACAATGGCTCCGGACCCACCTCCCGGAAATTCCGGTCATGGATGTGCGCTCCACCGGCGTGGCCGCACAGAAGGCCGCCCAGAACCCTAATTCGGCGGCCATTGCCAGTTCTTTTGCGGCCTCTCTCTACAATCTTCGGGTGGTCGAACCCCGCATTGAGAATCATCGGGGTAATGCCACCCATTTCTTTATTATCGGGCCGCAGAGCCAGGCTCCTACCGGGGCCGACAAAACCTCAATAATCTTTGGGGTCGATGACGTGCCCGGGGCCTTGTATAGTATGTTGCGACCGCTGGCCGAACGCCGCATCAACATGACCCGCATTGTTTCCCGACCCATTAAGACGGTGGCCTGGCGCTACCTCTTTTTCGTTGACCTGGACGGCCATCGGGATGAAGAGCCGGTTAAGGGGTGCCTGGCAGAAATGGAGCGACTGAGTGTGTTCTTTAAGGTTATGGGCTCATTCCCGCGCTCGGAAGTGGTTGAGAAGATCAGTTGAGTAGGCTAAAAATCTGCGTGCCGGTCATTGAGCGGAGTAACCAGGCCGCGGCCCAAGCCCTGAAACAGATTGCCGCGCGGGGCTATGTGGCTGAACTGCGGGTAGATTATTTGGCGCAGCCCGATTTGCCTTGGTTATTAGAGGCCCGTCCGGGCCCGGTGATCGTCACTAACCGGCTGCCGCAGGAGGGCGGCCAATGGCAGGGGTCCGAAACGGACCGGCAACGCCTGCTGGAGGAGGCCCTGGAACTGGGAGTGGAATACCTGGATGTCGAACTACAGGCCGAAACCCAATGGCGGGATGACCTGCTGGCCCGGCGGGGTTCCACCCGGATTATCCTGTCATGGCATGACTTCCAGGGGACGCCGGAAACCACCAGGTTAGAGGATATCCTGGCGGAGCAGATGCAGCAAAACGCTGACCTGGTTAAGCTGGTCACTCTGGCCCGGAAATCCGAGGATAACCTGCGGGTGCTGTCCCTGATACCTCAGGCCCATGGAGCGGGCCAGGAGATCATCGCCTTCTGCATGGGCCCTTTAGGAAAGTTTTCCAGGGTCATTGCCCCTTTGCTGGGCAGCTATCTGACCTTTGCCACCCTGGCAGCGGGCCGGGAATCGGCTCCCGGACAATTGACCGTCTCAGAGGTGGAAGCCATCTGGGGGATCTTGGCATGATTGATGGCAACACGAAAGTTTTTGGCATATTGGGCCAGCCCGTCGGTCACTCCTTAAGTCCGGCCATGCACAATGCCGCATTTCAGACCCGCGGAGTTAATGCCGTCTATGTGGCCTTTCCGGTGCAGAATCTGGAGCAGGCGGTCCTAGGGCTTAGAGGCCTCGATATCGGCGGGGTCAGCGTTACCATCCCCTTCAAAGAAGCGATCATACCGCTGTTGGACGACATTGACGCCAAGGCCGCGGCCATGGGCGCAGTGAATACGGTGATCAATCAGCAGGGGCGGCTTCAAGGTTGCAATACCGATTACCTGGGGGCGATCGCCGCCCTGAAAGATCGGACTGAAATCAAGGGGCAGCATTTCCTGCTGCTGGGAGCCGGAGGTGCCGCCCGGGCCATAGCCTTCGGGATCATCGAAGCCGGAGGACAGGTCACGATCACCGATATCGACTGGGACCGGGCCCAGACCCTGGCCCGGGAACTACAGGTGGAATCTATTGCCTTACATGATCTGGCCCACTGCCCGGCAGCGATGTTAATAAACGCTACCCCGGTGGGTATGGCCCCCGCTACGGAAGAGATACCCATTGCTCCAGAATTATTAGGGCGCTTTTCCCTGGTCATGGATATCGTTTACCGGCCCCTTAAGACCCGGCTTTTGCAGGAGACCGAGGCCCGCGGCGGCCAGACCATCGACGGCCTCCAGATGCTAATCTATCAGGGGGTTGTCCAGTTTGAACTGTTTACCGGTCGATCCGCGCCGGTGGAGGTCATGCGGCAGGCCGCCTTGGCGGCCCTGTCCGTTAAATCTTAACGAACAATCTTAACGAATCTTGGCGGCCCTGTACCTCGATGGTCGATTTTTTACCATCGAGATCCCAAGACCCAGAAAAAGCACTGAGTGAGAATTGTATCTACCTATGGCTATGGAGACTAAACCGATTGACCGAGTCGAGGCAACCATTACTTTGCCCGGTTCGAAAAGTTTTACGCACCGGGCCTTAATTGCTGCCAGCCTGGCGGATGGGGCCAGTACCTTGTACAATCCCTTACAGGCCGAAGATACCTTGCTGACTGCTCAGGCTCTGAAGCAATTGGGGGCGCAGATCGACTGGCAGGGTCATCAATGTCGGGTGCTGGGCACCGCCGCGGTTCTAAAGGTGCCTGATAATCCTATTTATTTAGGTGATTCAGGTACTTCCATGCGTCTTTTGACCGCATTGGTGGCATTAGGACAGGGCCGCTACCGCCTGTTGGGATCAGAGCGACTTAACCAGCGGCCTATCCAGGATCTGTTGGACGCGCTCACCCCCTTAGGGGTCGAAGCGTTCTGCGAAGCGGGCAACGGCTGTCCGCCGGTGGCCGTCAACGCCCGTGGTCTGGCCGGGGGACCGACCCGGGTGGCCGGCCAGGTCAGCAGCCAGTTTCTTTCGGCCATTTTGCTGATCTCCCCTTTTGCCCATAAAGATGTGGAAGTGGAAGTGATCGGCGAACTGGTATCCCGGCCTTATGTGGATATTACCCTGGAGGTGATGTCGGCCTTTGGCATTGCTTACTTCCGCAAAAACTACCAGTTTTTCAGTATTCCGGCTGGCCAGCGTTACCAGGCCCGCACTTATGAAATTGAAGGCGATGCCTCCAGTGCCTCTTATTTTCTGGGCGCCGCGGCGATCACCGAAGGTCGGGTAAAAATCACCAATCTTAAGGCCCCTTCCTGCCAGGGGGATGCCCGGTTTATCCAAATTTTGGAACAAATGGGTTGCCAAATTGAACAAACCCCCAACGGCCTGGTTCTGCAAGGTCGGCCGCTTAAGGGGATAACGGTAAACATGGCCGACATGCCCGATTTAGTGCCTACCCTGGCGGTAGTGGCGGCTTTTGCCCAGGGGGAGACGACTATCACCGGGGTGGCGCACCTGCGGCATAAGGAATCCAACCGTCTTCAGGCCGTTACCACTGAATTGACCAAGATCGGCATTGCCGCCCGGGAAACTCCGGAAGGTCTGGCCATCCAGGGGGGGCATCCTCACGGTGCCGCCATTGAAACCTATAATGATCACCGTATCGCCATGAGCTTTGCCCTGGCAGGCCTGAGAGTCCGGGGGATCATCATTACCAACGAAGGATGCGTGGCCAAATCGTTCCCGGAATTCTGGGAGTATTTTGACAGATTGACGGCTACAAATTAAATCAAGGTTCCTGGCAAGTTCTTAATCTTGGGTTGCTGTTTAACGCCTGATCTTAGAAAATCCTATAAGCCGCGGGGTGATTCCCACTTCCAATTAGGATTGAATGTTCTGAAGACTCTATCACCGCGGGTGCTCCCGGTCTCAATTTGGAAGCCACATCCCATAAAAACTCTAATGTTCCCCGGGCCATCCTGATTCTTACCGGCCTCAATCTGCTGGATTATCTCGACCGCTATGTCATCGCCGCTCTGGCCAGTCCAATCAAGCTGGAGTTGGGGCTGTCAGATCGTGCCTTTGGGTTGTTGGGCACCGCTTTTTTTCTGGTTTATCTAATTTCCTCGCCGGTGTTCGGGTATCTGGGGGATCGTTGGGGGCGGATTCGCTTGATGGCCACCGGCGCCGGCCTTTGGAGTCTGGCCACCAGCCTGGCGGCTTGGATCAGTACCTATACCGGCCTGCTGGTTGCCCGGGGATTGGTGGGGCTGGGAGAAGCCTCGTTCGGCACCCTGGCTCCGGCTTATCTGGCTGATATTCTTCCTATATCGCGGCGGGCCCGCTATCTCGGCCTGTTCTACGCCACCATCCCGGTGGGTGCGGCGCTGGCCTATTATTTCGGTGGTCTGGTGGGTCACCGTTGGGGCTGGCGCTGGGCTTTTTTGCTTGCCGGGTTGCCGGGACTGGGGCTGGCCCTGTTGATTTTTACTCTTCCTCAACAATCAGCTCCCACCGGTCCGGATTTCGAGCACTACCCTAAAGGCGGCTTCCGGCAGCCTTTGGCAATGGCCCTGGAACTATGGCGCATTCCTACCTTTCGTCGAGTCACCCTGGGTTACGGGCTGCTCACTTTTGCCCTGGGCGGCCTGGCTTTTTGGATGCCTCGTTTTCTGGAGATGCACAAGGGGCTGAGTTTCAAAGAAGCCAATCTGTTGATGGCCTTGGCTACCACTATTGCGGGCGGGCTGGGGACGCTGGCCGGGGGTCTGGGAGGAGATTGGCTGTTCTCTATCAGCCGCCGGGCACACCTCTGGGTCGGGGGCCTGGGAGTGCTGGCTGCTTTGCCCTTCGGGGCGCTGGCCATTTTTTCCACCCAACCCCTGTTTTATGGATTAGGACTGTTTGCCGCCTGTTTTTTACTTTTTCTCAATCCCGGGGTGCTGACCACAGTGATCGTCAGCGTTGCCGGGGTCAGCCGCCGGGCCACCGCCTTGGCTTTAAATATCATTATTATCCACCTGGTGGGAGATGTACCATCGCCGTTTCTAATCGGCTGGCTCTCCGACCTGGCCGGTTTACAATATGGCGTATCATTAGCCCTGCTAGCTCTGGCCGGTAGCGCCGGCCTTTTGCTTTCCGGTATCGCAGTGGTGGCGCCAGACCTGGCCCGGGCCGGAGAATGAAAATGAATAGTCAATCGGTAAAGGGAGCCTGGTGGCGTTCTCGATACCTGATGGTCGATTGTAAACGCGCCACCAATTCATAGGGAAGGGAAACCATTTGAGGGGCTTCGTACTCTTCGCTCAGGATGGCATTGATTACCATCAATCTGCGGCTTGACGGGATATGGTGTAAAATTCTTTCCAACTCTTTAATCTCGAGCATGTTTTTATCTCCACCAGGAGGGTTAATGTCGACAGACTAGCTCCAGCATGACCTTTTCGGCAAATTGTTCGACAATCACTTGTACTTCAGAGGATAAATCTTCTCTCCGCCCATATATCGAACCCAGCAGTCGAACAATATCTGCCAAGGTATAGACACCCGTACAACACTCCCAAACCAGCAATGCGGCCGGGTTAAGCAGATGCACTTCCTCCGTCCGGGGATTATAAAGGACGGCACCCTGTTCCATCTGATGCAGACAGATATCCGCTTTCTTTAACGGCACCTGGTTTGAATTCATAATCTGCTACCTGGATTGAATCGATGTAAATTGAGAACCTTGAATGATAATTGTGCAATCTTTGTACCAATCTATATGATCATATGGTAAACTCTCCGCCGGTGGTCTATTTTGGCAATGAGTCTCAGAGAAATTTTTAGTCCAGGTTAAAACTTTGTACCCGGCAGGCCTCTTAGCCACACGCCAAGTTATCCTATCCTTTAATTTTGACTGCCTCTCTTGACAGCCTTTCTGGTTAAAGATATATTAAAAACATAAAGACGCGGGGTGGAGCAGTCAGGTAGCTCGTCGGGCTCATAACCCGAAGGTCAGAGGTTCAAATCCTCTCCCCGCTACCAAGGCTATACCAGGACTTAGTTTTTTACTAAGTCCTTTTTAATTTTATCCCCCTTCATACCTCCTGGCT
This genomic window from Deltaproteobacteria bacterium contains:
- a CDS encoding 3-dehydroquinate synthase II — protein: MKQAWVKVDPWDKKRVTTALEGGADAVLVPGGYADEVRALGRLQVVAPDGDLIPGQDVHTITLTSMEDEAEVIRLSQSGPVIVQCSDWTIIPLENLVARSANLFVEVTNAEDARTFLGILERGVDGVVITTPEMSEVKKILRVVKEISPPVELTVAQITQIKPLGMGDRVCVDTCTNMGKGEGMLIGNSSAALFLVHAESLENPYVAPRPFRVNAGPVHAYIRVPEGKTRYLGELAAGDEVLIVNHTGRTLPAVVGRIKLEKRPLMLVAASCGGQEFSTVVQNAETIRLTQPGGEAISVVHLKPGDEVLVALEEAGRHFGYKVSETIIEK
- the pheA gene encoding prephenate dehydratase, translating into MTDKQTLRQQIDALDEQLVSLLNQRQALARTIGEIKNQQSLETLDPEREQQVLSHLQQCNTGPLSQEALNNIFREIISAARQIQMPLKVAFLGPEATFTHLAAIKKFGRSSHFGPLPTIQEVFFEVEKGKYHLGVVPIENSTEGVVNDTLDLFVETSLKVCGEVYLEISHDLISRTGQRQDIEIIYTHPQAYAQCRQWLRTHLPEIPVMDVRSTGVAAQKAAQNPNSAAIASSFAASLYNLRVVEPRIENHRGNATHFFIIGPQSQAPTGADKTSIIFGVDDVPGALYSMLRPLAERRINMTRIVSRPIKTVAWRYLFFVDLDGHRDEEPVKGCLAEMERLSVFFKVMGSFPRSEVVEKIS
- the aroD gene encoding type I 3-dehydroquinate dehydratase, with translation MSRLKICVPVIERSNQAAAQALKQIAARGYVAELRVDYLAQPDLPWLLEARPGPVIVTNRLPQEGGQWQGSETDRQRLLEEALELGVEYLDVELQAETQWRDDLLARRGSTRIILSWHDFQGTPETTRLEDILAEQMQQNADLVKLVTLARKSEDNLRVLSLIPQAHGAGQEIIAFCMGPLGKFSRVIAPLLGSYLTFATLAAGRESAPGQLTVSEVEAIWGILA
- a CDS encoding shikimate dehydrogenase; translation: MIDGNTKVFGILGQPVGHSLSPAMHNAAFQTRGVNAVYVAFPVQNLEQAVLGLRGLDIGGVSVTIPFKEAIIPLLDDIDAKAAAMGAVNTVINQQGRLQGCNTDYLGAIAALKDRTEIKGQHFLLLGAGGAARAIAFGIIEAGGQVTITDIDWDRAQTLARELQVESIALHDLAHCPAAMLINATPVGMAPATEEIPIAPELLGRFSLVMDIVYRPLKTRLLQETEARGGQTIDGLQMLIYQGVVQFELFTGRSAPVEVMRQAALAALSVKS
- the aroA gene encoding 3-phosphoshikimate 1-carboxyvinyltransferase; its protein translation is MAMETKPIDRVEATITLPGSKSFTHRALIAASLADGASTLYNPLQAEDTLLTAQALKQLGAQIDWQGHQCRVLGTAAVLKVPDNPIYLGDSGTSMRLLTALVALGQGRYRLLGSERLNQRPIQDLLDALTPLGVEAFCEAGNGCPPVAVNARGLAGGPTRVAGQVSSQFLSAILLISPFAHKDVEVEVIGELVSRPYVDITLEVMSAFGIAYFRKNYQFFSIPAGQRYQARTYEIEGDASSASYFLGAAAITEGRVKITNLKAPSCQGDARFIQILEQMGCQIEQTPNGLVLQGRPLKGITVNMADMPDLVPTLAVVAAFAQGETTITGVAHLRHKESNRLQAVTTELTKIGIAARETPEGLAIQGGHPHGAAIETYNDHRIAMSFALAGLRVRGIIITNEGCVAKSFPEFWEYFDRLTATN
- a CDS encoding MFS transporter is translated as MEATSHKNSNVPRAILILTGLNLLDYLDRYVIAALASPIKLELGLSDRAFGLLGTAFFLVYLISSPVFGYLGDRWGRIRLMATGAGLWSLATSLAAWISTYTGLLVARGLVGLGEASFGTLAPAYLADILPISRRARYLGLFYATIPVGAALAYYFGGLVGHRWGWRWAFLLAGLPGLGLALLIFTLPQQSAPTGPDFEHYPKGGFRQPLAMALELWRIPTFRRVTLGYGLLTFALGGLAFWMPRFLEMHKGLSFKEANLLMALATTIAGGLGTLAGGLGGDWLFSISRRAHLWVGGLGVLAALPFGALAIFSTQPLFYGLGLFAACFLLFLNPGVLTTVIVSVAGVSRRATALALNIIIIHLVGDVPSPFLIGWLSDLAGLQYGVSLALLALAGSAGLLLSGIAVVAPDLARAGE
- a CDS encoding PqqD family protein; the encoded protein is MEQGAVLYNPRTEEVHLLNPAALLVWECCTGVYTLADIVRLLGSIYGRREDLSSEVQVIVEQFAEKVMLELVCRH